A genomic segment from Nicotiana tabacum cultivar K326 chromosome 7, ASM71507v2, whole genome shotgun sequence encodes:
- the LOC142162440 gene encoding uncharacterized protein LOC142162440 has protein sequence MTSPDIQKDIVNSCAKETVKAIIEDLNGDFFGILVDESKDVSHKEQMALVLRYVNKEGELIERFFGLVRVKDTSAHALQNEIYSLLLQHSLSSSLIRGQGYDGASNMQGNINGLKTLILKDNPSAHCIHCFDHQLQLTLVVVAKKHHDVNNFFDILANILNVVGGSYKRREMLRDDQAKKLDELLVLGEVHTGSGLNQELGLQRPGDTRWGSHFKTLRNFVSLFSSIVHILGVLANEGSNYQEKALAKSLVEDIRSYEFVCILHLMLKLLTITYDLNMALQKKDQDIISAMKLVDFTKRQLQTMRESKWNSLIEDVSSFCDKNGIVIPKMDEKYALGKSKRKSSTVTYSHHLYVEVFCATIDLQLSKLNSRFSEVNTSLLLGMASLSPDDSFANYDKNKIMKLATYYPNEFPASKFEDLSYELDNYIDYVREIDNAFSNLKGLGDLSKTLVKTNIYKTWGLVYLLVKLSLILPVATATVERAFSSMKFIKNDLRSRIGDDFLNDCLVCFIEDEVFESVSNDAIIDRFQNMTTRRVQLK, from the coding sequence ATGACTTCTCCTGATATTCAGAAAGATATTGTGAATTCTTGTGCAAAAGAAACGGTGAAAGCAATTATTGAAGACTTGAATGGGGATTTTTTTGGGATATTAGTTGATGAGTCTAAGGATGTCTCTCATAAGGAACAAATGGCTCTTGTTCTGCGCTATGTCAATAAAGAGGGTGAACTTATTGAGCGATTCTTTGGCCTTGTTCGTGTTAAAGATACAAGTGCACATGCATTACAAAATGAAATATATTCTTTGCTTTTACAACATTCATTGAGTTCATCTTTAATACGGGGACAAGGGTATGATGGAGCTAGTAACATGCAAGGAAACATCAATGGTCTTAAAACTTTGATTCTGAAAGATAATCCTTCGGCACATTGCATACATTGCTTTGATCATCAGTTGCAATTGACTCTTGTAGTTGTTGCAAAGAAACACCAtgatgtaaataatttttttgacaTTCTTGCTAATATTTTGAATGTTGTTGGAGGTTCTTATAAGCGTAGGGAGATGCTTAGAGATGATCAAGCTAAAAAATTAGATGAGTTATTAGTGCTTGGTGAAGTTCATACAGGAAGTGGATTAAACCAAGAACTTGGGCTTCAAAGACCAGGTGATACTCGTTGGGGATCTCACTTTAAGACATTGCGTAACTTTGTTTCTTTATTCTCATCGATTGTTCATATACTTGGAGTTCTTGCAAATGAGGGTTCAAATTATCAGGAGAAAGCATTAGCCAAAAGTCTAGTGGAAGATATAAGATCTTATGAGTTCGTTTGTATATTACATTTGATGTTAAAACTATTGACAATTACATATGATTTGAATATGGCCCTACAAAAAAAAGATCAAGATATTATTAGTGCAATGAAACTTGTTGATTTTACAAAGAGGCAATTGCAAACAATGAGAGAATCTAAATGGAATTCTTTGATAGAAGATGTCTCTTCGTTTTGTGATAAGAATGGTATTGTGATCCCAAAAATGGATGAGAAGTATGCACTTGGAAAGTCGAAGCGTAAAAGCTCAACTGTTACATATTCCCATCATTTGTACGTAGAGGTTTTTTGTGCTACTATTGATTTGCAACTTTCAAAGCTTAATAGTCGTTTTAGTGAAGTGAATACTTCTCTGCTTCTTGGTATGGCTAGTTTGAGTCCCGATGATTCTTTTGCGAATTATGATAAAAACAAGATTATGAAACTTGCTACATATTATCCAAATGAGTTCCCTGCTTCTAAGTTTGAAGATCTTAGTTATGAGCTTGACAACTATATTGACTATGTGCGAGAAATAGACAATGCATTCTCTAACTTGAAAGGGCTGGGTGATCTGTCAAAGACATTggttaaaacaaatatttacaagACATGGGGACTTGTTTATTTGCTTGTGAAGTTGAGTTTGATATTACCTGTGGCTACTGCAACGGTTGAAAGGGCTTTTTCTTCAATGAAGTTTATTAAAAATGATTTGCGAAGCAGGATTGGTGATGACTTTTTGAAtgattgtttagtttgttttatagAGGATGAAGTATTTGAAAGTGTATCTAATGATGCGATCATTGATCGTTTTCAAAACATGACAACTCGTCGAGTGCAATTGAAATGA